The Mycolicibacterium parafortuitum nucleotide sequence CGAACCGTTCCAAGACGACGCCCTCGGGCGCCACTTCCGCGGCGAGCTCGGCGAGCAGGCGGTTCACCGACGCCGCGCGCAGGCTTCCGACGAGCACAAGGACCTTGCTGGTGGCGGTCTCGGACATCGTTCTCCTTCACAGTTGTTCCAACGGTGCCGCACTGTCTAACCGGACTATAGTCCGCTCTATTCCGCCGGGTTAAAGTTGCCTGGTGAGCGCAGTCGAGGGACGCAACGAGCTGCCGGTGCTGCCGGTCGCCGATGCCGCCTCGGCACCCGAGCGCGGCGATGCCGCGCGCAACAGGGCGCTGCTTCTCGACGCGGCACGACGCCTGATCGACGAACACGGCGCGGATTGCGTGACCACCGACGACATCGCGGCCGCGGCGGGCGTCGGCAAGGGCACGCTGTTCCGTCGGTTCGGCAGCCGCGCCGGTCTGATGGTCGTACTCCTCGACGAGGACGAGAAAGCGTTCCAGGAGGCCGTCCTGTTCGGGCCTCCCCCGCTCGGCCCGGACGCACCGCCGCTGGAGCGCCTGCTCGCCTACGGCCGGGAGCGGCTCAAGTTCGTCCAGATCCATTACGAGCTGCTGTCCAACGCGGTCCGCGACCCGCAGATGCGCTACAACGCACCGATGAGCCTGCACCTCCGCCACGTCCGGCTGTTGCTCGAATCGGCGGGCACCACCGGAGATCTCGACGCCCAGGCGACAGCGCTGACCGCGCTGCTCGACGCCGACCACGTCCATCACCAACTGGCCGATCTTGGTTTGTCCGAGCAGCACATCGGCGACGCGTGGGAGACGGTGGCGCGCAAGCTCTGCGGCACATGACCGAGTCCGGCGTGGCCCAGGAACGGGACTGGATCCTGCACGTCGACATGGATCAGTTCCTCGCCTCGGTGGAGCTGCAACGCCGCCCCGACCTGGTCGGTCTGCCCGTCATCGTCGGCGGTGGCGGCGACCCCACCGAAGCCCGCAAGGTGGTCACCTGCGCCTCCTATGAGGCCCGCGCCTTCGGGGTGCACGCCGGGATGCCGTTGCGCGCCGCGGCGCGCCGCTGCCCCGACGCGACGTTCCTGCCGTCGGACCCCGAGGCCTACGACGCGGCATCCGAGCGGGTGATGGGACTTCTCCGCGACCTCGGACATCCCGTGGAGGTGTGGGGCTGGGACGAGGCGTACGTCGGTGCGCGCGTGGCCGATCCGATCGCGCTGGCCCGGCGGATCCAGGACGTGGTCTCCTCCGAGACGGGGATGTCGTGCTCGGTCGGGATCAGCGACAACAAGCAGCGCGCCAAGGTCGCCACCGGTTTCGGCAAGCCGGCCGGCATCCACATGCTCACCGACGACAACTGGATGGCCACGATGGGCGACCGTCCTGTCGAGGCGCTCTGGGGCGTCGGCCCCAAGACCGCGAAAAAGCTTGCGACGATGGACATCACCACCGTCGCGGATCTCGCGCGCACCGATCCGGCCGCGCTCACCGCCGCGTTCGGACCGTCGACCGGACTGTGGATCCTGTTGCTGGCCAAAGGCGGCGGGGACAGCACGGTCAGCGCCGAACCCTGGGTCCCGCGATCCCGCAGCCATGTCGTCACGTTCACCCATGATCTGACCGATCGCGCCGAGATGGACGCCGCGGTGACCGACCTCGCCGAGCGGACCCTGGCCGAGGTTGTCGCACAACAACGCACCGTCACCCACGTCGCGGTCACCGTACGCACGGCCACGTTCTACACGCGCACCAAGATCCGCAAACTGGGCGAACCGACCACCGACGCCGACCCGGTGATCGCCACCGCACTCGACCTGCTCGGGCGGTTCGACCTGGACCGCCCGATCCGGTTGCTTGGGGTCCGGCTGGAGCTCGCGATGCCGGCTCCGGCCGCACCTGCGCGCTGACCGCGGGCCGGAACGTCCTCACTCGTCGGGCAGCCAGGTTACGGTGGCCTCATGGCGTGGGTTCCCGGGTTCGACGAGCGACTCGACGCCGCGCTGCACGACGAGGCGGCGCGCGCCGGTGAGCCGGTCGACATGTTCGTCGCCAGGGCCGTGGCCGCCCGCATCGCCGTCGAGATGGCCCGCCGCAGCGACCCGGCCCTCGCCGAGATCCTGGACCGGATCCGGTCGATGGACCTGGCCCCTCCCAAGCCGGGTATGCGCCCCGAGACCGGCGCCGTGATCGCCGACCCCGAACGCCTGCAGGCGCTCCACGAGACCGGGCTGCTCAACGCCCGCAGCGGCTCGCTCCTGGACCGCGTGGTCGAGATGGCAGTCGGGGCGCTGGCCGTCCCGTCCGCGGCGGTCTCACTCGTCGATCAGGACACGATGTACGTGCCGAGCGCGATCGGGCTGCCCCACGAGATCGCCGCCCTGCGCCAGATCCCTTTGCAGCGTTCGATTTCCAGGCCGATCGTCACCACCGGTGCGGCGGTGATCACCGAGGACGCCCGGACCCATCCGGCGTTGATGAACCATCCGATGGTGCTCGACGGGTACGTGGTCGGGTTCGCCGCGATGCCGATCACCAACCCCGACGGCCACACCATCGGCGCACTGGCGGTGTGGGACTCCAAACCCAGACCCTGGACCCGCGGCCACCTTCAGATCCTCGAGGACTTCACCGCGGTCATCTGCGGCCGGATCTTCGACACCTCCACCGACTGACCGCATGCTCGATACCGTCGCCATCCGCGGGTACCGCTCGCTGCGTGAACTGGTCCTGCCGCTGCGCAGGCTGACCGTCGTCACGGGGGCGAACGGGACCGGAAAGTCGTCGCTGTACCGCGCGCTGCGGCTGCTCGCCGACTGTGGCCGCGGCGAGGTGATCGCGTCGTTCGCCCGCGAGGGCGGGGTCGCGTCGGCGATGTGGGCGGGACCCGAGAATCTCGGCGGCGCCCGGCGCACCGGCACGGCGCAGGGCGGCCCGCGGACAAGGTCGGTGTCCATCGAAATGGGTTATGCCTCAGATGATTTCGGCTATCTGATCGATCTCGGCCTGCCACAGGCCCAGCAGTCGGCGTTCGGCCGGGATCCGGAGGTCAAGCGCGAGCTCGTCTTCGCCGGGCCGGTGGCCCGCCCCACCACGACGCTGGTGCGCCGGGTGCGCGGGATGGTCGAGGTCGTCGCGGAATCCGGGCACGGCTTCGACGAGCTGGCCCGCAACATGCCTGCTCACCGCAGCGTCCTCGCCGACTGGGCAGGCGCCGCACCGGAATTGGTGATGGTGCGGGAACGGCTGCGCAACTGGCGTTTCTACGACGGGTTCCGGGCCGACGCGACGGCGCCGGCCCGGCTGCCGCAGGTGGGCACCAGGACGCCGGTGCTTGCCGACGACGGCGCCGACCTGGCCGCGGCGATCCAGACGATCCTGGAGACCGGCGCCGAGGACCTACCGCGCGCCGTGGCGGACGCGTTCGACGGCGCCGGCGTCTCGGTGGCCGTCACCGACGGCCTTTTCGATCTGCAGCTGCACCAGCAGGGTATGTTGCGCCCGCTGCGCAGCGCCGAGATCTCCGACGGCACACTGCGTTTCCTGCTCTGGGCGGCGGCGCTGCTGAGCCCGCAGCCGCCGTCGCTGATGGTGCTCAACGAACCTGAGACCTCGTTGCACCCGGACCTGGTCGCGCCGCTGGCCTCGTTGATCGCCGAGGCTGCGACCCGGACCCAGGTCGTCGTGGTGACCCATTCCCCGATCCTGCGGGAACGTCTCGGCGCGCAGCCACTGGGCTCCGACGCCGACGCGTGGGAGATCGAGCTCTACAAGGACTGGGGTGAGACGAAAGTGGTGGGCCAGGACCTCTCGACCATGCCGCCGTGGGACTGGGGTCGGCGCTGACCCTCAGCGCCGCTTGGGTTTCGGCCGCAGGGCACGGCTGAAGATCGGGTTGACCTGCTTCATCGCGGCCGCGTAGGGCAGCCACATCGTGCGCTTGAACAGGTACAGCGCCCGGATGTCGGGCGAGGTGTAGATCAGGTAGCGGTTCTTGGCCACCCCGGCCAGGATCTTGTCGGCGGCGACCTCCGGGGACACCGCGTGCCCGGCGAACCGCGACGTCCACTTCTGCACCCGCGGGTCGTCGCGATCGACGCCGGCGATGCGGACCGTATCGACCAGTGGGGTGCGCACCGCACCGGGCACCACCACCGACACGCCGATCCGGTAGCGCGCGAGGTCGAATCGCAGCACCTCCGACAGCCCCCGCAGCCCGTACTTGCTGGCGCTGTAGGCGGCGTGCCAGGGCAGCGCCACGATGCCCGCGGCCGAGGACACGTTGACCAGATGACCGCCGCGGCGCGCCTTCATCATCGGCGGAACGAAGCTCTCGATGACGTGGATCGGGCCCTTGAGATTGATGTCGATCAGCGACATCCAGTCCTGGTGCGACAGCGTGTCCACGGTCCCCCAGGCCGAGATGCCGGCGATGTTCATCACGATGTCCATCGGCGGGTGCCCGGCATGGATGTGTTCGGCGAACGCGGCCACCGCGTCGTGGTCGGAGATGTCGAGCGCGCGGTGTTCGGCCACCACCCCGCCGAGAGCGCGGGCGTCGGCGACAGTCTGTTCCAGCCCGTCGGCGTCACGGTCGGTGAGGTACAGCGCGGCACCCTGGGCGGCGAGCTTCAGCGCGGTGGCACGCCCGATACCGCTGGCGGCCCCGGTCAGCAGACACCGCTTGCCCGCGAACACGTCAGAACCGTTGCGCTGCGCCATGTGACGCGACACTACCGGCGCAGACGGGCCGATCTAGTCGCCGCCCCACAGGCTGCTCTGCCACAGCCGTTCCAGCACCTCCAGCGAGCGGGCCGGGTCCTGGCCGCGGCCGACGAACGCGCTGTCGAGGGCCAGCGTCGACGACGTCACCGCGATCATCATCCGCACCAGGGCGGGCAGGTCCTCGGAGATCGGACGGGCGCCGGAGTCCTGCTCGACGAGCCCGACGATCTTGTCGACCACTCCGTCCTGGAAGTCGTCCATGATCTCGCGGATCTGCGCGTCGGTGTTCCGCGCGAGACTGCAGGCGGCCATGATCGGGTCGTTGGACGCGAACACCGTCTTGGCGTAGCCGACCATGCGCGAGGAGAACTCGGCCGGGGACT carries:
- a CDS encoding TetR/AcrR family transcriptional regulator is translated as MSAVEGRNELPVLPVADAASAPERGDAARNRALLLDAARRLIDEHGADCVTTDDIAAAAGVGKGTLFRRFGSRAGLMVVLLDEDEKAFQEAVLFGPPPLGPDAPPLERLLAYGRERLKFVQIHYELLSNAVRDPQMRYNAPMSLHLRHVRLLLESAGTTGDLDAQATALTALLDADHVHHQLADLGLSEQHIGDAWETVARKLCGT
- a CDS encoding DNA polymerase IV is translated as MTESGVAQERDWILHVDMDQFLASVELQRRPDLVGLPVIVGGGGDPTEARKVVTCASYEARAFGVHAGMPLRAAARRCPDATFLPSDPEAYDAASERVMGLLRDLGHPVEVWGWDEAYVGARVADPIALARRIQDVVSSETGMSCSVGISDNKQRAKVATGFGKPAGIHMLTDDNWMATMGDRPVEALWGVGPKTAKKLATMDITTVADLARTDPAALTAAFGPSTGLWILLLAKGGGDSTVSAEPWVPRSRSHVVTFTHDLTDRAEMDAAVTDLAERTLAEVVAQQRTVTHVAVTVRTATFYTRTKIRKLGEPTTDADPVIATALDLLGRFDLDRPIRLLGVRLELAMPAPAAPAR
- a CDS encoding GAF domain-containing protein — its product is MAWVPGFDERLDAALHDEAARAGEPVDMFVARAVAARIAVEMARRSDPALAEILDRIRSMDLAPPKPGMRPETGAVIADPERLQALHETGLLNARSGSLLDRVVEMAVGALAVPSAAVSLVDQDTMYVPSAIGLPHEIAALRQIPLQRSISRPIVTTGAAVITEDARTHPALMNHPMVLDGYVVGFAAMPITNPDGHTIGALAVWDSKPRPWTRGHLQILEDFTAVICGRIFDTSTD
- a CDS encoding AAA family ATPase, with the translated sequence MLDTVAIRGYRSLRELVLPLRRLTVVTGANGTGKSSLYRALRLLADCGRGEVIASFAREGGVASAMWAGPENLGGARRTGTAQGGPRTRSVSIEMGYASDDFGYLIDLGLPQAQQSAFGRDPEVKRELVFAGPVARPTTTLVRRVRGMVEVVAESGHGFDELARNMPAHRSVLADWAGAAPELVMVRERLRNWRFYDGFRADATAPARLPQVGTRTPVLADDGADLAAAIQTILETGAEDLPRAVADAFDGAGVSVAVTDGLFDLQLHQQGMLRPLRSAEISDGTLRFLLWAAALLSPQPPSLMVLNEPETSLHPDLVAPLASLIAEAATRTQVVVVTHSPILRERLGAQPLGSDADAWEIELYKDWGETKVVGQDLSTMPPWDWGRR
- a CDS encoding SDR family oxidoreductase, whose product is MAQRNGSDVFAGKRCLLTGAASGIGRATALKLAAQGAALYLTDRDADGLEQTVADARALGGVVAEHRALDISDHDAVAAFAEHIHAGHPPMDIVMNIAGISAWGTVDTLSHQDWMSLIDINLKGPIHVIESFVPPMMKARRGGHLVNVSSAAGIVALPWHAAYSASKYGLRGLSEVLRFDLARYRIGVSVVVPGAVRTPLVDTVRIAGVDRDDPRVQKWTSRFAGHAVSPEVAADKILAGVAKNRYLIYTSPDIRALYLFKRTMWLPYAAAMKQVNPIFSRALRPKPKRR
- a CDS encoding TetR/AcrR family transcriptional regulator, which encodes MTAEPAPTDLRRSRGDRQRDAIVAAVRELLHERPFAELSVSTISERAGVARSGFYFYFDSKYAVLAVIIADAMAELDKLTHDFAPREATESPAEFSSRMVGYAKTVFASNDPIMAACSLARNTDAQIREIMDDFQDGVVDKIVGLVEQDSGARPISEDLPALVRMMIAVTSSTLALDSAFVGRGQDPARSLEVLERLWQSSLWGGD